A section of the Rhodobacteraceae bacterium M382 genome encodes:
- a CDS encoding branched-chain amino acid ABC transporter permease, with the protein MPEQLVFAMEVTLNGLMAGVLYALVALGFVLIYKASGIFNYAQGVMALFAAMTLVGIMNGQVPFSHMINAVLGTEVHHFGWHVPGFLAIVLTVGVMVVFAWLVQQLVMRHLVGQEPIILFMATIGLAYFLEGVSDLMWGSEIKKLDVGLPQGINLWIDEVTFNILGYGFFIDNLDIVATIIAALLVTGLVVFAQFTKQGRAMRAVADDHQAALSVGISLNFIWVLVWSVAGFVALVAGIMWGTKSGVQFSLSLIALKALPVLMLGGFTSIPGAIVGGLIIGVGEKLFEFAIGPMVGGATENWFAYVLALLFLVFRPQGLFGEKIIERV; encoded by the coding sequence ATGCCTGAACAACTCGTATTTGCGATGGAGGTCACGCTCAACGGCCTCATGGCCGGGGTTCTTTATGCGCTCGTGGCGCTGGGGTTTGTGCTGATCTACAAGGCCTCCGGGATATTCAACTATGCCCAGGGGGTCATGGCGTTGTTCGCCGCAATGACGTTGGTGGGGATCATGAATGGACAGGTTCCGTTCTCCCACATGATCAACGCGGTTCTGGGAACTGAGGTGCACCATTTTGGCTGGCATGTGCCTGGATTCCTCGCGATCGTCCTGACGGTCGGCGTGATGGTGGTCTTTGCCTGGCTGGTGCAGCAACTGGTGATGCGTCATTTGGTTGGGCAGGAGCCGATCATCCTGTTCATGGCGACCATTGGTCTGGCCTACTTCCTGGAGGGAGTGTCGGATCTGATGTGGGGCTCAGAGATCAAGAAGCTGGACGTGGGTCTGCCGCAGGGGATCAATCTGTGGATCGACGAAGTTACGTTCAATATCCTGGGTTACGGGTTCTTTATCGACAATCTGGATATCGTTGCGACGATCATCGCGGCCTTGCTGGTGACCGGTCTGGTCGTGTTCGCACAGTTCACCAAACAGGGTCGTGCGATGCGGGCCGTGGCGGACGATCATCAGGCGGCTTTGTCTGTTGGCATCTCGTTGAACTTTATCTGGGTCCTGGTCTGGTCGGTTGCCGGGTTCGTGGCGCTGGTCGCAGGCATCATGTGGGGCACCAAGTCGGGTGTGCAGTTTTCGTTGTCGTTGATCGCACTGAAAGCGTTGCCGGTTCTGATGCTGGGTGGGTTCACGTCGATCCCCGGTGCCATCGTCGGTGGTCTGATCATTGGAGTTGGCGAAAAACTGTTCGAATTCGCCATTGGGCCGATGGTTGGTGGCGCGACAGAAAACTGGTTCGCCTATGTTTTGGCGCTGCTGTTCCTGGTGTTCCGCCCGCAAGGCCTGTTTGGTGAGAAGATCATTGAGAGGGTCTGA